The following coding sequences are from one Schizosaccharomyces osmophilus chromosome 1, complete sequence window:
- the tom7 gene encoding mitochondrial TOM complex subunit Tom7 gives MQLTEESKERLIKVFNVGKTVTHYGWIPFILWLGYTQSSPKPQLMRVINPLA, from the exons ATGCAACTGACAGAAGAATCAAAG GAACGTCTCATCAAGGTGTTTAACGTCGGCAAAACCGTTACTCATTACGGTTGGATTCCCTTCATCCTCTGGTTAGGATACACCCAAAGTTCTCCCAAGCCTCAATTAATGCGTGTTATTAACCCTTTGGCTTAA
- the flx1 gene encoding mitochondrial carrier, FAD Flx1 codes for MDQAIAGLSAGICSTLVMHPLDLAKVQMQASSNPKGISLLHVLRDNLKYTGSIRSLYHGLGVNTLGSAISWGTYFYVYGFTKSLFLGAPSSEPIPITAMQTLISSAFAGCIVAALTNPMWVVKSRILSRTADQSNPFYVLYQLLRKEGVRGCYAGFTPSLLGVSQGALQFMAYEKLKIWHKGQPSNVDYLIISAASKVFAAINMYPLLVVRTRLQVFHPGLSTLDMFKTIWNVEGPLAFYKGFQPHLLRVIPQTCITFLVYEQVGSHFKSRASL; via the coding sequence ATGGACCAGGCCATTGCCGGCCTTTCAGCTGGCATTTGTTCAACGTTGGTCATGCATCCTTTAGACTTGGCAAAGGTTCAAATGCAAGCATCTTCAAATCCAAAGGGTATTTCTTTACTTCATGTTTTACGAGATAATTTAAAATACACGGGCTCTATTCGTTCTCTTTATCATGGACTAGGTGTTAACACGCTTGGCTCGGCTATAAGTTGGGGTACGTACTTTTATGTGTATggttttacaaaaagtttattCTTGGGTGCGCCGTCCTCGGAGCCTATTCCAATCACAGCTATGCAGACATTAATAAGTTCAGCATTCGCGGGATGCATCGTGGCAGCTCTTACAAACCCAATGTGGGTAGTAAAGTCACGAATTTTATCAAGAACTGCGGATCAAAGCAATCCTTTTTATGTTCTCTACCAGCTTTTGAGAAAAGAGGGAGTGAGAGGATGTTATGCTGGTTTTACACCCTCTCTTTTAGGCGTTTCACAAGGTGCCTTGCAGTTTATGGCTTACgaaaaactcaaaattTGGCATAAGGGACAACCATCGAATGTAGACTATTTAATCATATCTGCTGCATCCAAGGTATTCGCTGCCATTAACATGTATCCACTCCTTGTTGTTCGCACTCGTTTGCAGGTGTTTCATCCAGGACTATCAACTCTTGATATGTTCAAAACTATATGGAATGTGGAAGGCCCCTTGGCTTTTTATAAGGGGTTTCAACCTCATTTATTGAGAGTTATCCCTCAAACCTGCATTACATTCTTAGTGTATGAGCAAGTAGGTTCACATTTCAAATCCCGGGCATCTCTTTGA
- the sip1 gene encoding Pof6 interacting protein Sip1, predicted AP-1 accessory protein, with protein sequence MSTAPLSLENLERVAGLNKREVIYTKLLDYEQELRRLSKTFRESSVQSFVDPIHTLIRQYGSYIGYPTRNLLSGCVIALLEGFEGYQINRVLVGFVDNIIEKKDNIEILNNLSVLGNCLHAYGQTINQQETFVKVFLKYSKNNYPHGLRVCALRGLSESIQHAGNNFGEDLLKEVWKSVKSNLGSSSLNVILSALIGAYNLLLHSSLRNSDLEWLKSYLFKKCVTENSALQSVLAKCFTASTMLQAHRQIEALKAASSPSVADEEKNEDSGNTSTLQRIDESDEFSKVLRMLLELYNHKYAKSEASRGVIALAIKHFFLLQDSSKVRTNYSLILDVLLNSTLNSSLNEWLSALEEQHFTFLLRDVINSRFLDQSSEIQALELLLSKILEPFVEDQTKIPITLVQATFSSIAGILANLKGSVTPHHSNFLRVLFDIVSLGNDRLKNNAAWCLRCLLIVMPDPIMPTLLSLYGKLENELKSMRSRTKESKIKPNSGILDNITLALVSCYVAAEKNPLYVSSFIFSKLFNFSLELIRSSTSLDLFTAQAQLKVGWRLMTSYVSFGPSFTRMQLSQLFVLWKNALPRVSSNIHSQNFMESNADLFTRFEALQCLLAFLKYNRVLLTPDVRKRIILFLTNCLKFYKSFYLTKKLELQTVIHYSDYSHSELRTLLLSKIFQCSLELMNINGVTLDDQELLSTCVSIVAELSYLQYLDDDTHQRSYSSKIIPGLFSSYYSGKSDDGNHITEGPTPYLIGDATTDMLFLFSNSANFSFPFVRPIATAVVDSAVILFSLIFCYQPPKVMESTLEILISSVSNTSNIRDLSKEKAISTNVLFSIHGALKVFCEKKLSLSSKVVSLVIELLDMNSNSDDITIIRLFAESYSFLALLCQKKPTFVLDVLIQRAAESGNPNCRATSIMGVGHTLAKLGSGISQAFLVKVYQLLKIFNADSNDIVRNCSIEASFVSLGTIAKTIPSVLTGQMGILLGYMISADVDIEMLLLKRKTDLVYPTHLFIEYLDCLINELGPTLRSNSSDSYLAYNISRELLRFAGDDNDNITRVYKCYQHLYLFTPLDLNSGIFIDNLLKNIIDVKHPVIRESAIEVLYQILLQNQSFSETCYKRHLDKLIWQSIDATPENKFLKNIVHIWLKDFKESDISWWVNILLYLNGIKGNFNFERSFENETYYSLDEDTVSLANSLVTTAGNKNYRWQTQLFASSILNTCISDVMSTSSDASRYLISRISDLIRLAFILSTSDNFYLKESGLKLLDTLIVNFQTVKDPDFEDIPLLDQFQAQISSAFTSSITEESSPKIVSLALNIGANFIGTGLLPNASQANRVVNMLKHALDATFSENHNENNKQFQNDSIYVLRVTTLSAWAILYGYSRKIDYLKEIASPYLRRFAAHWVVSLRGYSRLRFGPSLLKDFVADTSFSHTQNINPKILLDIYETTWLNIAEALTLLLNENSDLVYGILNGEELTLSGEDIFFHDSINYTNDKHSFNFFVFSICFQSLLIPSTLQTFDKPVLRIMKIMTAILTEDLCTKVLYDTNVFPEVIDLLIRLILTEDWETKISIVLFVKKLALTNPEHSKLKECESDSVTSLEPSVSEGVEQLFDLVKILILALTVRLPGLRSNSVYSAGNEKSSHFIILCFDSFLELANIFPTIVRVDLFATALHVYEVILDDPSLLKYSKHELLAVLRKLLSTMVTQDNSICSTLCYTLFEHLYSMLEDKEQLQSKDKKEIILLSMVLVLTIAAPLLDGEQLIIQNFITTLFGLLKSTEGFQTAAKCTSSLLLANSKHDTMKALCRKIIFDSVAMLQKGEIAHSGGYLESFVPALMSMYQYIDKTKKTAYLNLALPIIGHFGVMIENPDVHTKIGNLLLSIFSKEPEKTKDILQQLTTAQRKCIENFVMQTRQE encoded by the exons ATGTCGACGGCACCACTGTCGTTAGAAAATCTTGAAAGAGTTGCAGGATTAAATAAAAGGGAAGTAATTTATACAAAACTACTCGATTATGAGCAGGAACTCCGACGATTAAGCAAGACATTTCGAGAGAGCTCTGTTCAAAGCTTCGTAGACCCAATACATACTTTAATTAGACAGTATGGAAGCTATATAGGATATCCTACAAGAAATTTATTATCAGGTTGTGTAATTGCACTACTAGAAGGAT TTGAAGGATATCAAATTAATCGTGTATTGGTTGGATTTGTTGACAATATAATcgaaaagaaggataaCATTGAGATTTT AAATAACTTATCGGTTCTAGGAAATTGCTTACACGCTTATGGTCAAACC ATAAATCAGCAAGAGACTTTCGTGAAGGTTTTTCTTAAATACTCCAAGAATAATTATCCTCATGGCCTTCGTGTTTGTGCTCTTCGAGGTCTTTCGGAAAGCATTCAACACGCTGGGAATAACTTTGGCGAAGACTTGTTGAAAGAGGTTTGGAAGTCTGTAAAATCCAATCTGGGAAGTTCTTCGTTGAACGTTATTCTTTCAGCTTTAATTGGTGCTTAcaatttgcttcttcattcttctttgcgAAATTCGGATTTGGAATGGCTAAAatcttatttatttaagaAATGCGTGACGGAAAACTCGGCTTTGCAAAGTGTGTTGGCCAAATGCTTCACGGCTAGCACCATGTTGCAAGCGCACCGCCAGATTGAAGCTTTAAAAGCTGCTTCTTCTCCTTCCGTTgctgatgaagaaaaaaatgaggATTCTGGTAATACTTCAACACTACAGCGAATTGATGAATCTGATGAGTTCAGCAAGGTTTTGCGAATGCTCCTTGAACTTTACAACCACAAATACGCGAAATCTGAGGCTTCCAGAGGCGTAATAGCTCTTGCTATTAAAcactttttccttttacaGGATTCATCAAAAGTAAGGACGAATTATTCTCTCATCTTAGATGTTCTGCTCAACTCCACGCTTAATTCTTCCTTGAACGAATGGCTTTCTGCTTTGGAAGAACAACATTTTACATTCCTTCTGCGCGACGTGATTAATTCGCGGTTTCTGGATCAAAGTTCCGAAATCCAGGCTTtggaattgcttttgtCTAAAATTTTAGAGCCATTCGTAGAAgatcaaacaaaaataccAATTACACTAGTTCAGGCTACGTTTTCCTCTATTGCTGGTATTCTGGCAAATTTGAAGGGTTCTGTTACTCCTCATCATAGTAACTTCCTCAGGGTACTTTTTGATATTGTTAGCTTGGGAAATGACAGGTTGAAAAATAATGCTGCTTGGTGTTTGCGATGTTTACTTATAGTGATGCCAGACCCCATAATGCCAACACTATTATCACTTTATGGAAAGCTAGAAAACGAACTAAAGTCGATGCGTTCGAGAACGAAAGAGTCCAAGATCAAACCAAACAGCGGAATTTTGGATAATATAACTCTGGCTTTAGTTTCATGTTATGTCGCCGCCGAAAAAAATCCATTGTATGTTtcatctttcattttttcaaaattgttCAACTTTTCTCTCGAGCTTATACGGTCTTCCACGAGTTTGGACTTGTTTACAGCTCAAGCTCAGTTAAAAGTTGGATGGCGTTTAATGACATCCTATGTTTCGTTTGGTCCTTCTTTTACTAGAATGCAACTTTCACAGTTGTTCGTTTTGTGGAAGAATGCCCTTCCGCGCGTGTCTTCTAATATTCACTCTCAAAACTTTATGGAATCTAATGCTGACTTATTTACTCGCTTCGAGGCTCTTCAGTGTCTTTTAGCATTTTTGAAGTATAATAGGGTTCTCTTGACACCTGATGTACGAAAGCGTATAATTTTATTCCTTACGAATTGCTTGAAGTTCTATAAATCTTTTTATCTTACCAAAAAGTTGGAACTTCAAACAGTTATTCATTATTCCGACTATTCTCATAGTGAGTTACGTACACTGCTTTTATCGAAAATATTCCAATGTTCCCTAGAACTTATGAACATTAATGGCGTGACCTTAGACGATCAAGAGTTGCTGTCAACATGTGTCTCGATAGTAGCAGAACTCTCATACCTCCAATATCTAGATGATGATACTCATCAACGCAGTTATTCTTCGAAAATAATCCCGggtttattttcttcatactACTCCGGAAAAAGCGATGACGGTAACCATATTACTGAAGGACCAACACCTTACTTAATAGGGGATGCGACGACTGATATGCTTTTCCTGTTTTCTAACTCAgccaatttttctttcccgTTTGTTCGTCCTATTGCAACTGCAGTGGTAGATAGTGCAGTCATACTATTTTCTCTAATATTTTGTTATCAACCGCCAAAGGTTATGGAAAGTACGTTAGAAATTTTAATCTCCTCCGTCTCCAACACAAGCAACATAAGGGATTTATCCAAGGAAAAAGCCATATCTACTAATGTTCTGTTTTCAATCCACGGGGCTTTGAAGGTTTTCTGTGAAAAGAAGCTTTCTTTATCGAGTAAGGTTGTTTCGCTTGTCATTGAATTATTGGATATGAATTCCAATTCTGATGATATTACGATAATCCGGTTATTTGCAGAAtcttattcatttttggctttgctttgtcaaaaaaaacCGACATTTGTTCTTGATGTTCTCATACAACGCGCTGCTGAATCTGGAAATCCAAATTGTAGGGCAACATCAATAATGGGTGTCGGGCACACGTTGGCTAAATTGGGTTCCGGGATCTCTCAAgcatttttggtaaaagtATATCAACTGctcaaaattttcaatgcTGATTCCAATGATATCGTTAGGAATTGCTCCATAGAAGCTTCTTTCGTGTCATTGGGTACAATTGCGAAAACCATACCAAGCGTTTTAACTGGTCAAATGGGAATACTCCTTGGTTATATGATTTCAGCAGATGTCGATATAGAAATgttacttttgaaaagaaaaaccgaTTTGGTGTATCCCACACATTTATTCATTGAATATCTTGATTGCTTGATTAATGAGTTGGGCCCCACATTGAGAAGTAACTCTTCCGACTCTTACCTTGCATACAACATTTCCCGTGAGTTGTTGCGTTTTGCTGGGGACGATAATGATAACATCACTCGAGTATACAAGTGTTACCAGCATTTGTATCTGTTCACACCGCTTGATTTGAACTCTGgaatttttattgataatttattgaaaaatataattgATGTTAAGCATCCCGTGATTCGCGAATCAGCTATTGAGGTTTTATATCAAATTCTACTTCAGAACCAATCTTTTTCAGAAACTTGCTATAAAAGGCATCTGGACAAGCTTATTTGGCAATCTATAGATGCCACACCCGAAAACAAgttcttgaaaaatataGTGCATATATGGTTAAAggatttcaaagaaagcgaTATTTCCTGGTGGGTAAATatccttttgtatttaaatggtataaaaggaaattttaATTTCGAAAGGTCTTTTGAGAATGAAACATATTACAGCTTGGATGAGGACACTGTTTCGCTTGCTAATTCCCTTGTTACTACAGCTGGCAATAAAAACTATCGCTGGCAAACCCAGCTGTTTGCATCCTCAATTCTAAATACATGCATATCCGACGTAATGTCTACCAGCTCGGATGCTTCTCGATACTTAATTTCGAGGATTTCAGATTTGATACGTTTGGCTTTCATCCTATCTACTTCCGATAATTTCTACCTAAAAGAAAGCGGACTTAAACTTTTAGATACTTTGATAGTG AATTTCCAAACCGTTAAGGACCCGGATTTCGAAGATATCCCCTTATTAGATCAATTTCAGGCGCAGATTAGCTCTGCTTTTACTTCGTCAATAACTGAAGAGTCCTCACCAAAAATTGTCTCTCTAGCATTGAATATTGGCGCCAATTTCATCGGAACAggtcttcttccaaatgcTAGCCAAGCGAATCGTGTAGTAAATATGTTAAAACATGCACTTGATGCTACCTTTTCTGAAAATCATAATGAGAACAATAAGCAATTTCAGAACGATTCGATTTACGTACTACGGGTAACCACACTATCAGCCTGGGCGATTTTGTATGGTTATTCCCGTAAAATTGACTACCTGAAAGAAATAGCTTCTCCTTATTTAAGACGCTTTGCTGCGCATTGGGTGGTATCTTTGAGAGGTTATTCACGCCTTCGGTTTGGACCTAGCTTACTCAAAGACTTTGTTGCTgatacttctttttctcaCACTCAGAATATAAACCCTAAAATCCTTCTAGAT ATATATGAGACAACATGGTTGAACATTGCTGAAGCGTtgactttgcttttgaacGAAAATTCTGATCTTGTCTATGGGATTTTAAACGGAGAGGAATTGACATTATCAGGAGAGGATATATTTTTCCATGACAGTATAAATTATACGAATGATAAGCACtcgtttaatttttttgtttttagtATTTGCTTTCAGTCGTTACTTATTCCTAGCACCTTACAAACTTTTGATAAACCTGTTTTACGAATTATGAAAATCATGACTGCAATATTGACTGAAGATCTATGTACAAAAGTACTTTATGATACCAATGTTTTCCCAGAGGTTATTGATCTTCTGATTAGACTCATACTTACAGAAGATTGGGAAACAAAGATAAGTatcgttctttttgtcaaaaaattaGCGTTGACGAATCCTGAACATTCCAAATTGAAAGAGTGCGAAAGTGATTCTGTTACTTCTCTAGAGCCTTCTGTATCGGAAGGAGTTGAGCAGTTATTTGACTTGGTCAAAATATTAATTTTGGCTTTAACCGTCAGGTTACCAGGACTACGATCAAATTCTGTATATTCCGCTGGGAATGAGAAGTCGAGCCACTTTATTATACTATGCTTTGACTCCTTTCTGGAACTTGCCAATATTTTTCCCACCATTGTTAGGGTGGATCTATTTGCGACTGCTTTACATGTTTATGAag TCATTCTTGATGATCCTTCCCTCCTTAAATACTCGAAACATGAACTTTTAGCTGTTCTTCGAAAATTGTTGAGTACAATGGTTACGCAAGATAATTCTATATGTTCTACCTTGTGTTATACTTTATTTGAGCATCTCTATTCTATGCTTGAAGACAAAGA ACAATTACAAagtaaagacaaaaaagaaatcatacTTCTGAGTATGGTTCTCGTCCTTACGATAGCAGCACCTCTTCTAGATGGAGAGCAGCTTATAATCCAAAACTTTATAACAACTCTTTTCGGTCTCTTGAAATCGACGGAG GGTTTCCAAACGGCTGCAAAATGCACTTCATCTTTATTGTTGGCAAACAGCAAACATGACACGATGAAAGCATTGTGTCGCAAAATTATTTTCGATTCTGTTGCAATGCTTCAAAAAGGTGAAATAGCTCACAGCGGCGGGTACCTTGAAAGTTTTGTACCGGCCTTAATGAGTATGTATCAATACATCGATAAGACGAAAA AAACTGCTTATCTTAACCTAGCTCTCCCTATAATCGGACATTTTGGAGTAATGATTGAGAATCCTGATGTCCATACGAAAATTGGAAATTTGTTGCTTAgcatattttcaaaagagccagaaaagacaaaagatATTCTACAACAACTTACCACTGCACAAAGGAAATGCATTGAGAATTTTGTTATGCAAACTCGACAGGAATAG
- a CDS encoding mitochondrial proline metabolism regulator — translation MLSFSLVNRSLIKPIRLSRITLLSSLHPRKCTARPLFKHRLNRFYATDSENTISKPDLSLVKSSDMDQRFRDLEGSHFDTYSFFKTLVEGGYNEKEAEAFLDVTNMFITELLRHSHMTYLSEADFENFSYLFRTALSELRSEKINMRKDQISTLRAGLFSNQREVEGLEQLVHEHLNKLGTESKMEFENRKNDTRNDVQQLSAKIVELHNLLSVSLGKLRAENEKQKWEQIRKAAVVVMSFTGFLVLVIPLGLRFRSKKKERAYNVEELNEYGQDRKRDDYPDSTISHL, via the exons ATGCTGTCTTTTTCTCTAGTAAACCGCTCTCTAATAAAACCTATCCGACTATCTAGAATTACACTACTATCGAGTCTACACCCTAGAAAATGTACAGCAAGGCCTTTATTTAAGCACAGATTGAATCGTTTCTATGCTACCGATTCGGAAAATACCATATCCAAACCCGACCTTTCTTTGGTGAAATCGAGTGATATGGATCAACGATTTCGAGACCTTGAAGGTTCCCATTTCGATACCTAtagcttttttaaaacattgGTCGAAGGTGGTTataacgaaaaagaagcagaagCTTTTCTGGACGTTACGAATATGTTTATAACTGAACTCTTACGACACAGCCATATGACCTATTTATCAGAAGCCGATTTTGAGAAT TTTTCCTATTTATTTCGAACAGCCCTGTCAGAGCTTCGttctgaaaaaataaatatgagAAAAGATCAAATTAGCACACTTCGTGCTGGCCTATTTTCAAACCAGCGTGAGGTTGAAGGTTTAGAACAACTTGTTCATGAACATCTTAACAAGTTAGGCACCGAAAGTAAAAtggaatttgaaaataggAAAAACGATACTCGCAATGATGTTCAACAGCTTAGTGCGAAAATTGTAGAGTTACATAACTTGCTATCTGTTTCCTTAGGAAAACTTCGAGCCGAAAATGAGAAACAGAAATGGGAGCAAATTAGGAAAGCTGCTG TTGTTGTAATGTCGTTTACTGGTTTCTTGGTATTAGTTATACCGTTAGGTCTTCGATTCCgcagcaaaaagaaagaacggGCATACAATGTTGAAGAACTGAATGAATATGGACAAGATAGAAAGAGAGATGATTATCCAGACAGCACTATCTCTCATCTTTAG
- the gpi13 gene encoding pig-O produces MQGKVKVTKNSSLSNTWNALKASIFFALILLSNLYGLKSFTDGFLLRREVLNSTSSCSNPPLNISQWNETSECWAPKLFSKAVIVVIDALRYDFLIPSNDSFYYHNALNTPYETSVSHPEHSVLLQFLADAPTTTSQRLKGLTTGSLPTFIDIGSNFAGTNVDEDNLLYQWKSLGKDIVLLGDDTWDALYHEFLNQTYSRPAFSFNVPDLHGVDRKVNRYLFDYIENAPWDILIAHYLGVDHVGHRLGPNHPTMTEKLKEMDECIKKMMDLIDDDTLLLVMGDHGMDSKGNHGGDSFDELNSALWMYSKRPAFKPFKPFGEGRFSKQVDLVPTLSLILGNAIPYGSLGTLIPEPFYFHGAKFLHDCMELNMAQINRFIQSYENEAENEYGSVAKPIVHTDNEYLDLFIKRYTSSQHIFGYFKSIWAEFSLLPMLTGFVTLVVGGLSLALLMNDTNATNNASDLLAITLKKIFLFSVPFLFLGTLIPTHYLMSLFTLVPNITILLELYRKVSFEFIFTIPSLHSLLALGLAILHVCSFGSNSFTIWEDQLTHYFCITFGFLMICKSFTNRDLRLTLDSSFWSILFIILQFLTSYITNCREEQGFFCTSTYVSTPENTLRSLITLSVSTLTSILLPYIFKNYLESVLKVTLSKRKQVILHIFEFLSSVFWIVQHILANNSSLEFKYGRMLVYIANIFLIGILTCLLWQISLFSVHINRDQKSGNGEVLIAVVEYYFIFALFSSLLLFLQRPLGKLSLISCLVQIFILLRIENSQSSPGVTFMSILLSILGLSHFFTTGNQAVISSLDWNFAFIHSTSAENQIINGILMFLHTLGGPIITCLSLPLFAAKPYTTKKVFFRYFLLLCSSFLLYYLSIAASTVFFAGFFRRHLMVWKIFAPRFMLNSILLFTQQLIIIIMCLWNSLFSFS; encoded by the coding sequence ATGCAAGGAAAGGTTAAGGTAACTAAAAACAGTAGTTTGTCGAATACATGGAATGCTTTGAAAGCAAGTATTTTTTTCGCGCTAATTCTGCTATCAAATTTATATGGACTTAAGTCGTTTACTGATGGCTTTCTATTAAGAAGAGAAGTCTTAAACTCGACATCGTCTTGTTCTAATCCACCACTAAATATATCACAGTGGAATGAAACCTCTGAGTGCTGGGCTCCAAAATTGTTCTCTAAAGCCGTTATAGTTGTTATAGACGCTTTAAGATATGATTTTTTGATACCTTCTAACGactctttttattatcatAATGCCCTAAATACTCCGTATGAAACATCCGTTTCACATCCTGAGCATTCCGTCTTACTTCAATTTTTAGCTGACGCACCTACAACTACTTCTCAGCGTCTAAAAGGTTTAACCACCGGTTCCCTTCCAACTTTCATTGACATCGGTTCAAACTTTGCAGGCACAAATGTTGATGAAGATAATCTTTTATATCAATGGAAATCATTAGGTAAAGACATTGTTTTGCTAGGAGATGATACTTGGGATGCTTTGTACCATGAGTTCTTGAATCAAACATATTCTAGACCtgctttttcctttaatgTTCCTGACCTTCATGGCGTAGACCGGAAAGTGAACAGATATCTATTTGACTATATAGAAAACGCGCCATGGGATATTCTTATCGCCCATTACTTAGGAGTTGACCATGTTGGGCATCGGCTAGGACCGAACCATCCTACCATGACagaaaagttgaaagaGATGGATGAGTGTATTAAGAAGATGATGGATTTGATTGACGACGATACTCTTCTTTTAGTTATGGGTGATCATGGTATGGACAGTAAAGGTAATCATGGCGGTGACTCTTTCGATGAATTAAATTCGGCATTGTGGATGTACAGTAAGAGGCCAGCTTTTAAACCATTTAAGCCATTCGGAGAAGGGCGTTTTTCGAAACAAGTTGATTTGGTTCCAACTTTGAGTTTGATACTTGGAAATGCTATTCCATATGGCAGTTTAGGAACTTTAATACCAGAACCATTTTACTTTCACGGAGCTAAATTTTTGCACGATTGTATGGAGCTAAACATGGCTCAGATTAATAGGTTCATTCAAAGttatgaaaatgaagctgAAAACGAATATGGTTCTGTTGCTAAACCTATTGTGCATACCGATAATGAatatttggatttgtttataaagAGATATACAAGCTCACAGCATATATTTGGATATTTTAAAAGCATTTGGGCAGAATTCAGCCTACTACCGATGCTTACGGGGTTCGTAACATTGGTTGTAGGCGGTCTATCTCTTGCTTTGCTAATGAACGATACAAACGCTACCAATAACGCTTCGGATTTACTAGCTattactttgaaaaaaatctttctattttctgTACCATTCTTATTTCTTGGAACCTTAATACCTACTCATTATTTGATGTCATTATTCACGTTAGTTCCAAATATAACCATTCTACTTGAGCTGTATAGGAAAGtatcttttgaatttatttttactatTCCTAGTCTCCATAGTCTTTTAGCATTGGGATTAGCCATACTCCATGTTTGCAGTTTTGGCTCTAATTCTTTCACGATATGGGAGGATCAATTGACTCACTACTTTTGCATAACATTTGgctttttaatgatttgtAAAAGCTTTACAAACAGAGATCTTAGGTTGACTCTGGATTCATCTTTCTGGTCTATCCTCTTCATTATCCTGCAGTTCTTGACATCTTACATTACGAACTGTCGCGAGGAGCAAGGATTTTTTTGCACCAGTACTTATGTTTCTACACCTGAAAATACCTTACGAAGCTTAATTACCTTGTCAGTTTCAACCCTTACTTCTATCTTACTTCCTTATATATTTAAGAACTATCTAGAATCAGTTTTGAAGGTTACACTATCGAAAAGGAAGCAAGTAATATTGCatatatttgaatttctttcatcTGTTTTTTGGATTGTACAACATATTTTGGCTAATAATTCCTCCCTTGAATTCAAGTACGGTCGAATGCTTGTCTATATTGCGAATATATTTCTTATTGGCATACTTACTTGTCTACTTTGGCAAatatctttgttttctgtaCATATAAATCGTGATCAAAAATCAGGTAATGGAGAAGTTCTGATCGCAGTCGTGGAATATTACTTTATTTTCGCATTATTTTCATCCTTACTATTGTTTCTTCAACGCCCACTGGGTAAGTTGTCCTTAATTTCTTGTCTAGTGCAgatatttatattattgCGAATTGAAAATTCTCAGTCATCGCCCGGAGTAACATTTATGTCTATTCTATTAAGCATTCTTGGGTTGTCGCATTTTTTCACAACCGGTAATCAAGCGGTTATTTCTTCCCTTGATTGGAATTTTGCATTTATTCATTCCACGTCCGcagaaaatcaaattatCAATGGTATACTAATGTTTTTGCACACTTTGGGTGGTCCTATTATTACTTGTTTATCTCTTCCCTTGTTTGCAGCTAAGCCTTATACTACGAAAAAAGTGTTTTTTAgatattttcttctactttgctcttcttttctactATATTATCTCTCAATTGCAGCTAGCACGGTGTTCTTTGCTGGTTTCTTCCGAAGACATTTGATGGTATGGAAAATTTTTGCTCCAAGGTTCATGCTGAACAGCATTCTCTTGTTTACCCAACAATTAATTATTATAATAATGTGTCTTTGGAACTCGctgttttccttttcctgA